One genomic segment of Elgaria multicarinata webbii isolate HBS135686 ecotype San Diego chromosome 9, rElgMul1.1.pri, whole genome shotgun sequence includes these proteins:
- the C9H12orf60 gene encoding uncharacterized protein C12orf60 homolog, translating to MLSVFGSEKDKERLLKASRHLYDSIYTFVSSTNTIFRMLNQYIGSELAIFTVKENLSIKENLQLLGSSLKEMQEIVVAKDKDVKQKVSLPLYSKITVSIRSTDEKIKLIKDINGQYQGDLGSICGPICAVIIKNGNLPEKLDNSIRDLMNSPVLSLRVGELLMTHEEIAKALPDSSATSSHSVVPVQARSRSQSVITSTFSLTNFMRAVLRTQPCKNTIELAADCLEDAVKALKPGCESFHSTVKMAEEYVTLIIDKMQ from the coding sequence ATGCTGTCCGTCTTTGGGTCAGAGAAGGATAAGGAGAGGCTCCTTAAGGCCAGTCGTCATCTGTATGATAGCATCTACACGTTTGTCTCCTCTACCAACACCATATTCCGAATGCTCAACCAGTATATTGGAAGTGAATTGGCCATCTTTACAGTGAAGGAAAACCTTAGCATCAAAGAGAACCTTCAGCTCTTGGGGAGCTCTCTAAAAGAGATGCAGGAGATAGTGGTGGCAAAGGATAAAGATGTCAAACAGAAAGTCAGCCTTCCACTGTATTCTAAGATTACTGTGTCTATCCGTTCCACGGATGAAAAGATTAAGCTTATAAAGGACATTAATGGTCAATATCAGGGAGATTTAGGAAGTATCTGTGGTCCTATTTGTGCAGTCATAATAAAAAATGGTAATCTCCCTGAGAAACTTGATAATTCCATTCGGGATTTAATGAACAGTCCTGTGCTTTCTCTTCGAGTGGGTGAACTTCTCATGACCCATGAAGAAATTGCTAAAGCACTTCCGGACTCCAGCGCCACTTCGTCCCATTCAGTGGTTCCAGTACAAGCGAGAAGCCGCAGTCAGTCTGTAATTACCAGTACTTTCTCACTTACCAACTTCATGCGGGCAGTTCTTCGGACACAACCATGTAAGAACACCATTGAACTAGCTGCAGATTGCCTGGAAGACGCTGTTAAGGCACTGAAGCCAGGTTGCGAAAGTTTTCACAGCACTGTCAAGATGGCTGAAGAGTACGTCACATTGATCATTGACAAGATGCAGTGA